One window of the Amia ocellicauda isolate fAmiCal2 chromosome 18, fAmiCal2.hap1, whole genome shotgun sequence genome contains the following:
- the gem gene encoding GTP-binding protein GEM yields MTLNASTRRRSFCLQPRQHRWSISTDGNLLSKNPVLSSHVVRSTSYTNSSDTCRQRWSSSDSSSDSSDSVTSESGSNLYRVVLIGENRVGKSTLANIFAGAQDSMDSDGVLCGENTYVQTLTVDGESATITLLDTWVTEEEESWSQEQCMQAGDAYLIVYSITDRASFERASELRIQLRRARQAEDIPIILVGNKSDLVRCREVSVTEGRTCAVVFDCKFIETSAAVPHNVREMFEGIVRQIRLRRDSKEDNQRRMALNKRRESIPKKAKRFLDRIVAKNNQNMAFRLRSKSCHDLSVL; encoded by the exons ATGACTCTAAATGCATCCACGAGGCGGAGGAGTTTCTGTCTGCAGCCTCGGCAGCATCGCTGGAGTATTTCTACAGATGGGAATCTACTATCCAAAAACCCTGTGCTTTCATCTCATGTTGTACGCTCCACGTCGTATACCAACAGCAGCGACACTTGTAGGCAAAGGTGGTCATCTTCAGACTCGTCTTCAGACTCTTCAGATTCAGTCACTTCCGAGTCTGGCAGCAACCTCTACAGAGTTGTTTTAATTGGAGAGAACAGAGTTGGAAAGTCTACATTAGCCAACATTTTTGCTGGTGCCCAGGACAGCATGGACAGTGATGGTGTCCTATGTGgag AAAACACTTATGTGCAAACTCTGACAGTAGATGGAGAAAGCGCAACAATTACTTTATTGGATACGTGGGTTACTGAG GAGGAGGAAAGCTGGAGCCAAGAGCAGTGCATGCAGGCAGGAGACGCATACCTAATTGTATACTCAATCACTGACAGAGCGAGCTTTGAGAGAGCCTCCGAACTGCGAATCCAGCTGCGGAGAGCTAGGCAGGCAGAAGATATCCCCATCATCCTCGTTGGCAATAAGAGTGACCTTGTGAGATGCAGAGAAGTGTCAGTGACAG AAGGCAGAACATGTGCAGTGGTGTTTGACTGCAAGTTCATAGAGACATCAGCTGCCGTGCCGCACAATGTTCGGGAGATGTTTGAAGGCATTGTGCGTCAGATTCGTCTCCGGCGGGACAGCAAGGAAGACAACCAGAGGCGGATGGCGCTCAATAAGAGGAGGGAGAGTATTCCCAAGAAAGCCAAACGGTTCCTGGACAGAATTGTTGCCAAGAACAATCAGAACATGGCGTTCCGACTGAGATCCAAGTCTTGCCATGATCTTTCGGTGTTATAA
- the cdh17 gene encoding cadherin-17, with protein MILNQCNIYLIVLLCTVTITKTEFWEHKKGPMVDKILDVQEGTETPYPIYQFKASDLAVKTFRVTGETDNKIEIDNDGWLYLQHALDWEEKQSHSLTIEALDETSETVEGPISVTIIVKDVNDNRPIFNQSEYNGVVREHSLAGEPFMKVFATDLDDPSTSHGKLRFSILNQIPDRLKVPLFQIDQLTGDISTTPEGTEALKARTPFMIHQEEEEDSLQSLMRKFDAYCIPRQNVTYDMNPFFTCVQRKGGLRVDPQIDADYTLIIAVKDLEGLSENALSGSTKVNIVVKQNLWVAPEPLSIPENWPEVHPFQITQVQWNEPGAVYVLAQKERYPKFPFTIDIEGRIFLTEHLDREEEDMYVLVVFVRDEYNNDLDRPLEIHITVEDENDNAPVCEEKETVFEVQENEKIGNEIGNLKVTDLDEENTENSLLSYQIKSQEPKHPFPSMFSIDENLGKIQIENAHFQKREFPQYNLTVKVSDKGGKASGLITECKIVIKIIDINNQIPIFQKSQYEPITKSEDTAVGTTLLSLQATDNDDPGTGSSKIVYTVGEGDPEGVFAINTNEETNEGYLYIVKPLDFEAQSLHRLRIDARNPEPLVSGVNYNSSSSTFVTINVTDVNEAPVFDSVIYQETVLEDLAVGTVILNVHANDPEHTKISYRLEDDIFNWLEVNPDTGDISSKASLDREKTDVYNVRVIAREKEIPYQETEVQVTIYLNDINDNIPKLTMQNPEAVFCYPLGEPKVILLEATDPDLSPFGAPLTFSIDDKYSLDWKIEQINGTFAKLVMQHKNFQEKSHKVDIKIKDHGNLENSQPFSVGICTCSKNGDCYFEPDTQNDKPSITLTAGVLGGTFACIALILMTVYCRIKKRNPENTTKQPNGSAEINPMLE; from the exons ATGATTCTCAATCAATGTAATATATATCTAATTGTTCTCCTATGTACTGTG acGATTACGAAAACTGAATTCTGGGAACACAAGAAGGGTCCAATGGTGGACAAGATCCTAGACGTTCAAGAAGGAACTGAGACACCATATCCAATCTATCAG ttcaaaGCATCTGATCTTGCAGTGAAGACATTTCGAGTAACGGGGGAGACAgacaataaaattgaaattgacaATGATGGATGGCTGTATCTACAGCATGCACTTGACTGGGAGGAAAAGCAGAGTCACAGTTTAACG ATTGAAGCCCTTGATGAGACATCAGAGACAGTGGAGGGACCTATCTCAGTCACGATAATTGTAAAAGACGTAAATGACAACAGGCCAATCTTCAACCAGTCTGAGTACAATGGAGTTGTGAGAGAGCACTCATTAGCTG GGGAGCCTTTCATGAAGGTTTTTGCCACCGATCTGGATGACCCAAGCACCTCCCATGGCAAACTGAGATTCagcattttaaatcaaattccaGATCGCCTCAAGGTGCCTCTTTTTCAAATTGATCAGTTAACGGGGGATATTTCCACTACTCCAGAAG GGACAGAAGCACTGAAGGCCAGAACACCATTCATGATTCAtcaagaagaggaagaggacaGTCTGCAGAGCTTGATGAGAAAATTTGATGCATATTGCATTCCCAGACAGAATGTAACCTATGACATGAATCCATTCTTCACATGTGTACAGCGAAAAG GCGGTTTGAGGGTGGACCCACAGATTGATGCTGACTATACTCTCATTATTGCCGTCAAAGATTTAGAAGGCTTGTCAGAAAACGCTTTGAGTGGAAGCACAAAGGTGAACATTGTggtgaaacagaatctttgggTCGCCCCCGAACCATTGTCCATTCCAGAGAACTGGCCAGAAGTGCACCCCTTCCAGATCACACAG GTCCAGTGGAATGAACCAGGAGCAGTATATGTACTTGCACAAAAGGAGAGGTATCCAAAGTTTCCCTTCACGATAGATATAGAGGGCAGAATCTTTCTGACTGAACATCTTGACAGGGAAGAAGAAGATATG TATGTATTGGTGGTATTTGTCCGAGATGAATATAATAATGATCTGGACAGACCATTGGAGATTCACATCACTGTTGAGGATGAAAATGACAATGCACCAGTGTGTGAGGAGAAAGAGACTGTTTTTGAGGTGcaggaaaatgaaaaaatag GTAATGAGATTGGAAATCTAAAAGTCACAGATCTGGATGAAGAAAATACAGAGAACTCCTTGCTCAGCTATCAGATCAAGAGTCAAGAGCCAAAGCATCCTTTTCCCAGCATGTTCAGCATTGATGAAAATCTTGGGAAAATTCAGATTGAAAACGCACATTTCCAGAAGCGGGAGTTTCCACAGTACAACCTAACAGTGAAGGTTTCTGACAAGGGAGGGAAAGCCTCAG gATTAATCACTGAATGCAAAATTGTCATAAAAATCATTGATATCAACAACCAGATTCCAATATTTCAAAAAAGTCAG TATGAGCCCATAACCAAGTCAGAGGACACCGCTGTTGGAACCACTTTGCTCAGTCTACAGGCGACTGATAATGATGACCCAGGAACAGGCAGCTCAAAAATCGTGTACACTGTCGGAGAAGGGGATCCCGAAGGAGTTTTTGCTATCAATACAAATGAAGAAACAAATGAAGGATATCTTTATATTGTCAAG CCCCTTGACTTCGAAGCTCAATCTCTTCATCGCCTTCGTATTGACGCGAGAAACCCAGAGCCCTTGGTTTCTGGAGTAAATTATAACTCCAGTTCCTCAACATTTGTCACCATTAATGTTACTGATGTCAATGAAGCCCCAGTTTTTGATAGCGTTATTTACCAGGAAACTGTCCTTGAAGACCTTGCTGTTGGAACCGTGATTCTAAATGTACATGCCAATGACCCAGAACATACAAAAATCAG CTATAGACTAGAAGACGACATCTTCAACTGGTTGGAAGTGAATCCCGATACTGGAGATATAAGTTCAAAAGCAAGCCTGGATCGGGAGAAGACTGATGTGTACAATGTGCGCGTTATTGCTCGTGAGAAAG AAATCCCTTACCAGGAGACAGAGGTGCAAGTCactatttatttgaatgatATCAATGACAATATCCCAAAATTGACAATGCAAAACCCTGAAGCAGTCTTTTGCTACCCTCTGGGAGAACCCAAGGTTATCCTGCTGGAGGCAACAGACCCTGATCTGTCACCCTTTGGAGCCCCTTTAACCTTCTCCATTGATGACAAGTACTCTCTGGACTGGAAAATCGAACAAATTAACG GAACATTTGCAAAGCTTGTAATGCAGCACAAAAATTTTCAAGAGAAATCCCACAAGGTTGACATaaaaatcaaagaccatggaaatTTAGAAAATTCACAACCATTTTCAG TTGGCATTTGTACATGTTCTAAGAATGGAGATTGCTACTTTGAGCCAGACACACAAAATGATAAGCCATCAATTACCTTAACTGCTGGTGTGCTGGGAGGAACATTTGCATGCATTG CTTTGATTCTGATGACTGTGTATTGCCGGATTAAAAAGAGGAATCCTGAAAACACGACAAAACAACCTAATGGTTCAGCAGAAATAAATCCAATGTTAGAGTAA